The Pirellulales bacterium genome segment AAGAAGCCCTGATCCGTGCGGCCGACATGGTGGTCGAGATTGGCCCTGGTGCTGGCGAGCGCGGTGGACGTGTGGTCTTTCAGGGCACGCCGCGCGCGATGGAAGAATGTACTGCCAGCCTGACCGGAGATTACCTGTCGGGCCGTCGCATGTTCCACACGCCCGACAAGCGACGTCAGCCGAATCATGGTTGGATCCGCCTGGCCGGCGCCCGCGGCAACAACTTGCAGAACCTCTCGGTCGAGTTCCCGCTGGGGTTACTGTGCGTGGTAACGGGCGTGAGCGGCGCAGGCAAAAGCACATTGGTCGAGGACACGCTCTATCCGGCCCTCTGCCGGCGGATGCGCAAAGAGGGTCCGCCGCCGACCGACTGCGACGATGTCTTTGGCGATGGCCAAATTAACGACGTGATCCTGGTCGATCAAAGCCCGATCGGACGTTCGCCCCGTTCGAACCCTGTCACCTATATCAAGGCGTTCGACGAGATTCGCGCCGTCTTCGCCGACACGCTCGAAGCGCGCACCCGCAATTACACGGCCGGCCATTTCAGCTTCAACGTCGAAGGTGGGCGTTGCGGCACCTGCCACGGCGACGGCTATATCCAGATCGACATGCAGTTTCTGGCCGACGTGTATATGAAATGCGCGCAATGCCACGGCCGGCGCTACCGCGACGAAATTCTGGACGTTACCTATCGCGGCCGCAATATTGCCGACGTGCTGGATATGACCGTGCGCGAGGCATTCACGTTCTTCCGCGGCAGCCCCAAAGTGCAGGCCGCCCTCAAGAAGCTGATCGACGTAGGGCTCGACTATCTGCGGCTCGGCCAGCCCGCCAACACGCTTTCAGGGGGCGAAGCGCAACGGCTGAAGCTGGCCGGCTACATGTCCACCGCGCGGCGCTCGCGAACGCTGTTCATCCTCGATGAACCAACCACCGGGCTGCACTTTTTTGACATCGTGCAACTGCTCGATTGCTTCGAAGCCCTGCTGGCTGTCGGCCATTCGTTGATCGTCGTCGAGCACAATCTGCAGGTCATCAAAGCGGCTGACTACATTATTGACCTCGGCCCCGGTGCGGCGGCCGACGGCGGCCGAGTTGTCGCGCAAGGCACGCCCGAGTTCGTTTCTCGCGTGTCCGAATCCGTCACGGGGCGTTACCTGGCGCAAGCCTTGGCGGCCGATCGCAAAAACAAAACGGCGTGAACGAACCGCATCCCTTTGGTAAGATGGATGCGGAGGGCATGCATCATGTCCACGTTCGACGGTCCGGATTCTGCGGGCGATGAGCATTCATTCTCGGGCGCAGAGCCGATCCCGCGCGGCGCATCGCGTTTTGGAATATTGAAGGCGCTACTTGTCCTAGCAGCGCTATTTGCCCTCGCAGCAGCGATTCTAGTGCCCGCCATTGGTTCGGCGCGCGAGGCGGCACGGCGCGCTACATGTCAATGCAGGCTGAAGCAACTTGGTCTGGCGCTGCAGAATTACATTAGTGCCTTCGGCACTTTTCCTCCGGCGTACGTCGCCGATGACGAGGACCGCCCCATGCACAGTTGGCGGGCCTTGGTAATACCCTATTTTGAAGCAACGGAACTTACCAACGCTTACGATCTGAGCGAACCGTGGGATGGGCCCAATAACCGCAAGCTGATCGACCACATGCCTTATAATATTTATCGCTGCGCCAGCGATTTTCATGCTACCCCGGGCACATCAAACTTCGTGGCCGTTGTAGGTCCAGAGACTCTTTGGCCGGGCGCGGCCAGCCGCAAGCCGGATGAAGTTAGCGACGGACTGTCCAACACGATCGCCGTGGTCGAGGTGGCCGATCTGGACATTCCCTGGACACAGCCGCGCGATTTGGAGTTTGCCAACATCCCGTTTGCGATCGATCCGCCAGCAGCCGGCGGGATTCGCAGCAAGCACAAAGCGCACGCGACCAA includes the following:
- a CDS encoding DUF1559 domain-containing protein; the encoded protein is MSTFDGPDSAGDEHSFSGAEPIPRGASRFGILKALLVLAALFALAAAILVPAIGSAREAARRATCQCRLKQLGLALQNYISAFGTFPPAYVADDEDRPMHSWRALVIPYFEATELTNAYDLSEPWDGPNNRKLIDHMPYNIYRCASDFHATPGTSNFVAVVGPETLWPGAASRKPDEVSDGLSNTIAVVEVADLDIPWTQPRDLEFANIPFAIDPPAAGGIRSKHKAHATNVLLADGSVRFLADIDPATLRALLTAAGNETASVP